The following DNA comes from Prosthecobacter sp. SYSU 5D2.
CGGTGGAGGTCCTGACCCACGGCACCACCAATCCCTGGGGCCACGACTGGGATAAAAACGGCGAGATGTTTTTCATCAACACCGTCACCGGCCACCTCTGGCATCTCATCCCCGGTGCGCATCTGCATGATACCTCCCCTTCCCTCAACCCCTATGTCTATGAGCGGCTGGATACCATCGCCGACCATTATCACTTTGATACCAGCGGCTCCTGGCAGGAAAGCCGGGACGGCAAGGCCAACGACCTCGGCGGCGGCCACGCCCACATCGGCATGATGATCTACCAGGGCGGCCAATGGCCTAACCAATACCGCAACAAACTTTTTACCCTCAACATGCATGGCCGCCGGGCCAATGTGGAGCGGCTGGAGCGCCACGGCTCAGGCTACGTCGGCAAGCACGAACCGGATGTCTTCCTGACCGAGGATGAATGGTTCCGTGGCATCGAGATCAGCACCGGCCCCGACGGCAGCGGATACATTCTTGACTGGAGCGATACCGGCGAGTGCCATGACAGCACCGGTGTACATCGCACCAGCGGCCGCATCTTTAAAATCAGTTACGGCAAACCCGGCCCGCCACAGCCCGCCCAGTATCCCCGCTGCCTGATGGGAGAAGGCAAGCTGTCCTCTCTCTGGAAGCAATATCAAGAGGGCAAAACCACGACAGATGGACTGATGCAGCACCTCATGGATGAAGACGAGCACGTCCGCGTCTGGGCCATCCGCCTGCTCACCGACTTCTGGCCGCTGGATACCCTGACCAGCCAGCGTCCCGCCAAGGAGGTGTTTGATGAAACCATTTACACATCTTTGGTTAGTCTGGCCAGGACTGATCCTTCCAGCCTTGTCCGCCTCACTCTCGCCAGCACATTGCAGCGCCTGCCATTGAAACATCGCCCGGCTCTGGCCATGGAACTGGTCAAACACGCCGCTGACGCCCAGGATACATTCCTTCCGTCGCTCGTTTGGTATGGCCTCATTCCCCTATCTGAGAAAGACCCCATGGCATTGATCAACGTGGCACAAGCGTGCACCTGGCCAGACGCTGTCAGCTGGATCACCCGCGCCCTGGCTTCAAGAATCGAAACGCATCCTGAGCCGGTGAATGCACTGCTGAGCTCACGGCCAGGCGATGCCGCGATCCTCCAGGGACTCAGCGAAGCCTTCCAAGGCTGGCGCAAAGCCCCGAAACCGGAGGCTTGGGACAGCTTTATGACTCAAACCTCCGTCGGCAGTGACAAGGCAGTCCGCGAACTCTCCACCCTCTTCGGAGATGGCCGCGCCCTGGATGAAGTGAAGGCTCTCGCACTTGATCCCAAGGCCCCGATTGAAAACCGCATCGCCGCCCTCAAGACCCTGATTGATGCCCGGCCCGATGACCTCCGCGCCCTCTGCGAAAAGCTCATCGAAACACGCGGCCTCAATGGCCTCGCCGCCAAAGCCCTCGCCCAGTTTGATGATCCGGCCATTGGCCAGAAGCTGGCGACCAGCTACCGTAAGTTCAGTAGCGAGGACCGCCCCGGCATCATCGCGGCCCTTACATCGCGCCCTGCCTTTGCCAAGGTTCTGCTGGACCAGGTCGCCGCTGGCAAGATTTCCCGGGCGGACCTGTCCGCCTTCCACGCGCGGCAGATCCGCAGCCTGGGGGATGATGGCCTAACCAACCGTCTGACCGAAGTCTGGGGGGAGCTGCGAGACTCCGCCGAGGACAAGACGAAGATGATCGAAGATCTCAAAGCCCGCCTCACGCCCGAAGTCCTGGCCAAGGCCGATCTCAGCCAGGGCCGCCTCATGTATCAAATCTGCTCCGCCTGCCACATCATGTATGGCGAGGGTGGAAAGGTAGGCCCCGACCTCACCGGCTCTGGCCGCAGCAACATTGACTACCTACTAGAAAACATCATTGACCCTAGCGGCGTGGTCAGCGCCGACTACCGCATGAGCGTCCTCACCCTCAAAGATGGCCGCGTGCTCTCCGGTGTCATCGCCCGGCAGGATGCCCGCACCCTGACCCTGCGCCTGCTCACCGAGGAGACCACGCTTGAAAAAGCCGAGATCGCCAAACAGGAAACCTCTCCTGTCTCGATGATGCCCGAAGGCCTGCTCATGGCCTTCCAGCCCGACCAGATCCGCGACCTCATCTCCTACCTCATGCACCCTTCGCAAGTGCCATTGCCAAAGTAGTTTGTTACGCCAAAATCTCCTTCATCACATGTCCATGCACATCGGTCAGGCGCACGTTTCTGCCGCTGAAGAGATACGTAAGCTGCTCATGGTCCACACCCATCAGATACAATACGGTGGCCCACAGGTCATAAACGGTTTGAGGCTTGTCCACGGCCTTATAACCAAACTCATCCGTCTCGCCCAGAGTCGTGCCTCCCTTGATCCCGCCGCCGGCCATCCAGATGCTGAAGCCATAAGGGTTGTGATCACGGCCATCAGCACCTTGGGCAAACGGCGTGCGGCCAAACTCCCCGGCCCACACAACCAGCGTGCTGTCCAGCAGACCGCGTGATTTCAGATCCTTGATCAGGGCGGCGATCGGCTGGTCCACCTGATGCGCCATGTTGCCATGTCCTTTTTTCAAAGCACCATGCTGATCCCAGGGGTTCGCCGCCTGACCGCTGCCGATGTTTTGCGCCAGACAGCTCAGCTCCACAAAGCGCACCCCGCGCTCCACCAGCCGCCGTGCCAGCAGGCACTGCCGCGCATAGCCCGTCCTGGAGTTTTCAGGGCCGTCCATGCCATACATCTTTTTCGTCGCTTCGGACTCGCCACGGATGTCACACAGCTCCGGCACCGCCGCCTGCATGCGCCAGGCCATCTCATAGTTTTGAATGGCCGCCTCCACCTGGCTGTTCGCCCCCAGTTCACCGAGGAAGTTTTGATCCATCTCACCGATGAAATTGAGCCGCTGCCTTTGCAGCATGGCCGCCTCGCGTGGCTGGATGTTCAACACCGGCTCACTGCTGTCCGCCTTGATGATAGAGGCCTGATGCTGGGCTGGCAGGAAGCCATTGCCAAACAAGCCCACACCGCCATGCGGAGCCGTGGCACCGCCGCTTTGCAGCACCACGTAGCCTGGCAGGTCCTGCGATTCCGTGCCCAGTCCATAACTGGTCCACGCGCCCGCACTGGGATAACCCACAAAAGGAAAACCTGTGTGCATGAAAAAATTCCCCTGCGCATGCTCACTGAACTTCGCCGTCATGCTGCGCACCACCGCCAGTTCATCCGCCACACTGGCCATGTGAGGAAACAGATCACTCACCGGCAGCCCGCTCTGGCCATATTGCTTGTATCCCCAGTGGGAAGGCTGGATCACACCGTCATTGTTAAACTGCGTGCGCGCAGTCGCGAAGGGCGGCGGCTTGCCTGCATGTTTCTCCAGCATCGGTTTGGGATCAAACGAATCCACATGCGACACCCCGCCGCTCATGTAACAAAAGATGACGCTGCGCGCACGCGGCGCAAAACGCCGCGACCGGTCCATGCCAACCCCCGCATTGGCCTGCTGAGCCATGAGTCCGCTCAGGGCCGCAAGCCCAAAGCCCGTGGAGGTGCGGGACAGAATCTGACGACGTGTGAGGAAGGGGTTCATCTCAGATAAACGAATTCTTTGAGGTTGATGATGGAGAGAGCGAGGCTCTCCCAGCCGGACGTCCCGGGATCCACCCTTTCGGCATTCTCTGTTAGGCGGTTTAGGGAGCCGATGACTTGGTGCAGCTCGGTTTTGCATTGTTCCAGCTCAGCGAGCTGCGCTTCGCTGAGGGCATTCATGACGTCACGCTCGGTGACCAAGGTGCTTTCCAGATGCCGGGAAAGGGAGATCTCTTTTTCGCTCAAGGCCCGGTCGTAAAGCCGTGCCCGCAGGATGCGGCCTCGCAGCATGCGGTTGCCGCTCGGATTGCCATGGCGACAGCCCAGCAGCACTTCGGCATCTCCGGCGCTGAATTCGCTGACCTCCTTGCTGGCATAGGATTCGCCATAGCGCACCCCATCGCGATAGCCGGTAACTTTATTCCCCTGATACGTGATGGCCACGTGCACAGGCCGCTTGTCTGCCTCGTCATCAGGCGGTCCGCCAAACTCCTCGGTGCGCTTATGATTATTGCTGCCAGACAGCCACGCCTGAGGCGAGCGCTCGGCATAAACGATGGCATCAAAGACGCCGCCGCGACGATCCTGCACCGTCATGACACCGCCGCCTTTCTGATCCAGCGTGTCAAGCACCACCCAGGCCTCCAAGGTCTTGTCTGCCAGACTTTTTGTTAGTGGCATACTTCTGGCCAGAGCGGTGCGTCCATCCAGGATCAGGGATCCATCGGCGATCTTGGCAGCTCCTTCGAGCTTCAAGGGCAGGCGCTGAAGCGTATCCGATCCGTCTTTATCAAACGTCCACTCGGCATACGGAACGGGCGCATCGGCAGCATACGCCTCAGGCTTTTGACCGGACAGTTTCTCACGCACAGGATTCAGAATTTGAAGAATGCGCTTTTGCAAAGTCTCCTGTTTGGCCTCCATCGCCACCACCTCGTCCTGCTGCTGCCGGGCATAGTTGGCGGAGCTTTCCACAAATTTCCGGCTGGCTTCACGCTCCTTTTCAGCCGCCGGACGGCCCAGGGCCTGCATAAACATGAGGTTGATCCGCGCATCCTCTTCTGGCTCAGACAGTGCACGCCGCGCCCAGTGGCTGCTCCAGTCCATGATGACCGGATCATTCAGCAACGCCAAGGACTGGGCAGGCACGTTTGTGACATCACGCCGTCCGCGAGTGCTGGAGGGAACCGGCATGTCAAACGCACTCAAAAAGGGCTCCAGGCTGTTGCGGATGACGCCCACATAAATGCTGCGTCGTCCATCCTTGCCATACACAGGATCACCATACATCTGGTTATCCAGCTTGCCGGACAGCATAAGGATGCTGTCGCGGATGGCCTCCGCCTCCAGCCTGCGCACGGTCCAATGACTGAGCCATTTGTTTTCCGGGTCCTTTTGCGAAGCCAGGTCAGAGCCCTGGTCACTGAGCCGGAAGGCCTGGGTGAGCATGAGTGCCTTGATCATCTGCTTCACACTGCCGCCGCTCTTTTGAAAATGGTCGGCCAGCGCATCCAGCAGTTCCGGGTGGGAGGGCATCTCACCCAGGCGGCCGAAATTATCCGTCGTGCCGACCAGGCCCCGGCCAAACACATGATGCCACAAGCGGTTCACCATCACCCGTGAAGTGAGCGGATTGTTTTCATCCGTCAGGCTTTCCGCCAGCTCCAGACGTCCGCTGCCTTTGGTCTGATAAGGCGTAGAATCAATGCCATCCAAAAAGCGCCTTGGCACCAGCTCCGCAGGCTGTTTGTGATCTCCGCGAACAAAAAGTGCGGCATCGTAACTGTCCGCCTCCAGCACACCGGGCGCGCGCGCAGGCTGGGGCAGTTTTCCTTCCACTTCGCGGTAGCGCTTCAGCAGCGCCGCAGCCGCCGGGACCGCAGCCACATCGTTGGGCAGTTTCTCCTGGCGCAGCAGGGCCCCCAGGAGCTCTGCCTGTGAATCGTTCATTGAATTTGCCCGCCATGCCGCCACGGCCTCACGCGGATCTCCGCCTGTCAGCACGGCAGGAGGTGTTTCCTCCCCCAGGGTGATAAAGGCCTCCGTGATGCCGAACCACGAGCGCCCGTCCTCAATCGCCTGCACCGGCATGTCCGCTACGGTAGCCACCTGGAGAAACAGATCGTCCCCTTTCCAGTATTCGAGGTCCAGTTTATGCCAGCCCAGCACGGCATCCTTGTCCGCTTTCAGCTCCTTGGCACGATGAACCGTCCCCGTGCGCGGATAGTTCTGCACCACATACCTGGCCACCGCGCCTCCGGCTCCAGAAGTCCGCATCCACAAGGTGCCCCCTTCATTCCTAAAGCGGGGTGAGATGATCACGGCGCGGTCTTTCGTGGAGATCAGATCACTGAAATAGCCGCTGGGATGGATGCGCGCAATGATCCCCTGCCCTTCCAATGCGACACTGAATTCGCCAGCTTTTGTCACGCCTTGTTTGATCCCGTTGCCATCGGTGAACCAGGGTTCCTTTTGCAGATCCCAGATTTTGGCCGCAGGGGGCATCGTTCCCGCTTCCGGCATGGGTTTGGCAGGCATCTTCTCCACCGCCTTGCTCCAGACATCCGCCATTACATGCTTGATCTGCGCCTTCAGCCGGGTCAATTCTTCACGTTCTGCATCCCCCGTGCCTGGAGCGCTGACATCCACAATCGCCGGTTTCGTGCTGGTGAAGATGCCATACAGCGAATAAAAATCCGCCTGGCTGATGGCATCAAACTTATGGTTATGGCAGCGGGCACAGGAGACCGTCAATGCCTGAAAAGCCTTCGTCACTGTATCAATCTGGTTGTCTGTAAAGGTCACCAGTTCATCCAGGGAATCCGTCGGCGAAAAGCCGTGCAACACCATGCGTAGCTGCCCGATGCCCAGGGCACTTTCATTGAGCCCATTCTTGATCCGTGGCCTTGACAAAAGATCTCCCGCAATGGCCTCCCGCACTCTTTGCGGATAGGGCACATCCTCATTGAATGAGCGGATCACATAATCGCGGTACTTCCAGGCGTAAGGGATGCGGGTATCGCCCTCGCTGCCATGGCTTTCCGCATAACGCACCCAGTCCAGCCAGTGCCTGGCCCAGCGCTCCCCATAGGCCGGGCTGGCCAGCAGACGGTCTAACAAACTTTCATACACCCCATCTTTCCTGCCAAATTCCGCAACAAAAGCTTCCACCGCCTCCGGTGTCGGGGGCAGGCCTGTAAGGATAAATGTGGCTCGGCGGATCAGAGTGGCCGCATCGGCCGGCCCTGCGGCGGGCAGGCCCTCCTCCGCAAGTTTCGCCAGCCATTGCCGGTCAATCTCCGATGCGACTTCCTGAGCAGTCTCCCTGCCTGTCAAATTCCCCGCCTTCACGGGTTGAAAACACCACCACTGCTTGCGCCGCTCCAGCACGGCGCTCCAGTCCGTTTCCTTGGCCAGTTGTTCTGCCGACGGAGCCGAGTCACGTGGATCATAGGCCCCTTCGGCAATCCACTTTTCAAAATCAGCAATCACGGAGTCATCCAGCTTGGCGCCGTTCTTCGGCATCTTGAGGTCCTCATGCTCATGCCTGATGGAAGCCAGCAGCAACGAGGCCGTCAAATTGCCCGGCGTGATCGCCGCTCCGCTGTCTCCGCCAGCCTGCCAGCCTGGGCGAGAGTCCAGCAGCAGCCCGCCCTTTTGCTTGCCCGCCTCGCTGTGGCATTCATAACATTCCTGAGCAAGCACCGGCCGGATGCGGGATTCAAAAAACTCCACCTGCTCAGGCGTGGCGGCAACGGCAGAACCACTGCAAGCAATCAGCATCAGCAGTGTCGCGAGTAAGGGCGGAAAACGTTTCATGCCAGGAGCCTCCGGGTGATGGTTTCAGCGGCCTCTAAACACATACGCCCCACCTTCTCAAAACGGTCACGCTTCAGGCGATACGCCGGTGCCATCACGGTGATGGCAGCCACAGGATAACGATATTCATCCATCACCGCCGCGCCCACACACTGGATGCCTTCCAGGCCTTCGGACAGGTCCAGGGAATAACCGCGTTTGCGTATCTTCACCAGATCTGCCTCCAGAGCTTCGCGTGTGGCCAGCGTCGTCGGGGTGAATTGCTTCAGTGTCACGGCACTGAAAAACGCTTCCAGCTCCGCTTTGGGCAGATGCGCCAGCACCGCCTTCCCCGGAGCGCAGGAATACATCGGCACTTGCAGGCCCACCGTGCTGCTGACCTTGATCGGCTGTGTGGAGATGCACTGCTCCACCAGGGTCATTTTATGATTCACCCCCACGAGCAGCTGCACGGTCTCCCCTGTCTCGTCCCTCAGCCATTTCAGCGACTCCAACGCACACACCACCAGGCTTTTCTCGCGAACTTGTGGTCGGGACAGATCGAAAAGTTTGTTCGTCAAAACGAAACGCTTGTCATCCTCCCGCCGCTGCAAGTAGCCCCGCGCATGCAAAGTGCCCGCGATGCGAAAGACCGAATTCACCGGCAGCTCCAGATCCCGGGCGATCTCCGTGAGACTCAGCCCCATGCGATGCCGTCCCAGCAGCTCCAGGATGGCAAGCGTCCGCTCCGTGCCCGGAGCGGCAGAATTGTCGTCGAGCAGGATGGCAGTGTTCTCGTCGAGTGTGCGTTTCATTTCCAAATGTAGAAACGATTCTACATTTGGAAATCTATCATTCTGACTTTTTTACCATTTCAATCTCCCCCGCCGCCGCAACCACCGCAACCGCTGCTGCCACAACCGGAACTGCCTGCACTTCCACAGCCAGACCCGCTGCTGCAGCCGCTACCGCAACCATGATACCAGGTAACTGAATTGTCCCGGCGATGCAAAGCTGAGTGCAGCGTGCTGTAGGCTGGCAGATGGAGTGCTGCATAGCCACCCATCGCGACCAGCATGGCCACCTGGGCCGGATCCCCCATCAGGCCATTCCTTTCGAACTGGGCAGCCGTCACTGGCGGCTTTTTCCTGAGCTTCTTCCATAGCAGCTCACCGTCCGTCGTACGGTGGGATAGTCGTGTTACCCTCCATAGCAAAAACACGAGAGAAATGATCAGGAAGGCGATCAAAAAGGCAATCGGGCGATCCCGCGAGATTCCCACAAACACCTTTGCGACTCCCAGGAGCATAACCACCAGAACAGGGAGGGCCGCCATCCAGCGCAATCGCCGGAAACTGGAGGCACTTTCCAGCAGTCCTTCACGGGCCAGCCGGCCATG
Coding sequences within:
- a CDS encoding DUF1501 domain-containing protein, whose amino-acid sequence is MNPFLTRRQILSRTSTGFGLAALSGLMAQQANAGVGMDRSRRFAPRARSVIFCYMSGGVSHVDSFDPKPMLEKHAGKPPPFATARTQFNNDGVIQPSHWGYKQYGQSGLPVSDLFPHMASVADELAVVRSMTAKFSEHAQGNFFMHTGFPFVGYPSAGAWTSYGLGTESQDLPGYVVLQSGGATAPHGGVGLFGNGFLPAQHQASIIKADSSEPVLNIQPREAAMLQRQRLNFIGEMDQNFLGELGANSQVEAAIQNYEMAWRMQAAVPELCDIRGESEATKKMYGMDGPENSRTGYARQCLLARRLVERGVRFVELSCLAQNIGSGQAANPWDQHGALKKGHGNMAHQVDQPIAALIKDLKSRGLLDSTLVVWAGEFGRTPFAQGADGRDHNPYGFSIWMAGGGIKGGTTLGETDEFGYKAVDKPQTVYDLWATVLYLMGVDHEQLTYLFSGRNVRLTDVHGHVMKEILA
- a CDS encoding IclR family transcriptional regulator → MKRTLDENTAILLDDNSAAPGTERTLAILELLGRHRMGLSLTEIARDLELPVNSVFRIAGTLHARGYLQRREDDKRFVLTNKLFDLSRPQVREKSLVVCALESLKWLRDETGETVQLLVGVNHKMTLVEQCISTQPIKVSSTVGLQVPMYSCAPGKAVLAHLPKAELEAFFSAVTLKQFTPTTLATREALEADLVKIRKRGYSLDLSEGLEGIQCVGAAVMDEYRYPVAAITVMAPAYRLKRDRFEKVGRMCLEAAETITRRLLA
- a CDS encoding DUF1553 domain-containing protein, with protein sequence MKRFPPLLATLLMLIACSGSAVAATPEQVEFFESRIRPVLAQECYECHSEAGKQKGGLLLDSRPGWQAGGDSGAAITPGNLTASLLLASIRHEHEDLKMPKNGAKLDDSVIADFEKWIAEGAYDPRDSAPSAEQLAKETDWSAVLERRKQWWCFQPVKAGNLTGRETAQEVASEIDRQWLAKLAEEGLPAAGPADAATLIRRATFILTGLPPTPEAVEAFVAEFGRKDGVYESLLDRLLASPAYGERWARHWLDWVRYAESHGSEGDTRIPYAWKYRDYVIRSFNEDVPYPQRVREAIAGDLLSRPRIKNGLNESALGIGQLRMVLHGFSPTDSLDELVTFTDNQIDTVTKAFQALTVSCARCHNHKFDAISQADFYSLYGIFTSTKPAIVDVSAPGTGDAEREELTRLKAQIKHVMADVWSKAVEKMPAKPMPEAGTMPPAAKIWDLQKEPWFTDGNGIKQGVTKAGEFSVALEGQGIIARIHPSGYFSDLISTKDRAVIISPRFRNEGGTLWMRTSGAGGAVARYVVQNYPRTGTVHRAKELKADKDAVLGWHKLDLEYWKGDDLFLQVATVADMPVQAIEDGRSWFGITEAFITLGEETPPAVLTGGDPREAVAAWRANSMNDSQAELLGALLRQEKLPNDVAAVPAAAALLKRYREVEGKLPQPARAPGVLEADSYDAALFVRGDHKQPAELVPRRFLDGIDSTPYQTKGSGRLELAESLTDENNPLTSRVMVNRLWHHVFGRGLVGTTDNFGRLGEMPSHPELLDALADHFQKSGGSVKQMIKALMLTQAFRLSDQGSDLASQKDPENKWLSHWTVRRLEAEAIRDSILMLSGKLDNQMYGDPVYGKDGRRSIYVGVIRNSLEPFLSAFDMPVPSSTRGRRDVTNVPAQSLALLNDPVIMDWSSHWARRALSEPEEDARINLMFMQALGRPAAEKEREASRKFVESSANYARQQQDEVVAMEAKQETLQKRILQILNPVREKLSGQKPEAYAADAPVPYAEWTFDKDGSDTLQRLPLKLEGAAKIADGSLILDGRTALARSMPLTKSLADKTLEAWVVLDTLDQKGGGVMTVQDRRGGVFDAIVYAERSPQAWLSGSNNHKRTEEFGGPPDDEADKRPVHVAITYQGNKVTGYRDGVRYGESYASKEVSEFSAGDAEVLLGCRHGNPSGNRMLRGRILRARLYDRALSEKEISLSRHLESTLVTERDVMNALSEAQLAELEQCKTELHQVIGSLNRLTENAERVDPGTSGWESLALSIINLKEFVYLR
- a CDS encoding PVC-type heme-binding CxxCH protein; its protein translation is MPSTLRRLLCLIALPCALQADFPQVYNSDPGDTQPPGPQEALAMLKLPEGFQASLFAAEPDVQNPVALAWDQKGRMWVAENYTYAERSMRFDLSLRDRVIILEDKDNDGHAETRKVFTDTVQMLTSVEVGRGGVWLMCPPQVLFIPDANGDDIPDGPPQVMLDGFTVAKDNYHNFANGLRWGPDGWLYGRCGHSCPASLGVPGTPDDQRIPMKGGIWRFHPERKTVEVLTHGTTNPWGHDWDKNGEMFFINTVTGHLWHLIPGAHLHDTSPSLNPYVYERLDTIADHYHFDTSGSWQESRDGKANDLGGGHAHIGMMIYQGGQWPNQYRNKLFTLNMHGRRANVERLERHGSGYVGKHEPDVFLTEDEWFRGIEISTGPDGSGYILDWSDTGECHDSTGVHRTSGRIFKISYGKPGPPQPAQYPRCLMGEGKLSSLWKQYQEGKTTTDGLMQHLMDEDEHVRVWAIRLLTDFWPLDTLTSQRPAKEVFDETIYTSLVSLARTDPSSLVRLTLASTLQRLPLKHRPALAMELVKHAADAQDTFLPSLVWYGLIPLSEKDPMALINVAQACTWPDAVSWITRALASRIETHPEPVNALLSSRPGDAAILQGLSEAFQGWRKAPKPEAWDSFMTQTSVGSDKAVRELSTLFGDGRALDEVKALALDPKAPIENRIAALKTLIDARPDDLRALCEKLIETRGLNGLAAKALAQFDDPAIGQKLATSYRKFSSEDRPGIIAALTSRPAFAKVLLDQVAAGKISRADLSAFHARQIRSLGDDGLTNRLTEVWGELRDSAEDKTKMIEDLKARLTPEVLAKADLSQGRLMYQICSACHIMYGEGGKVGPDLTGSGRSNIDYLLENIIDPSGVVSADYRMSVLTLKDGRVLSGVIARQDARTLTLRLLTEETTLEKAEIAKQETSPVSMMPEGLLMAFQPDQIRDLISYLMHPSQVPLPK